A genomic region of Metopolophium dirhodum isolate CAU chromosome 1, ASM1992520v1, whole genome shotgun sequence contains the following coding sequences:
- the LOC132941125 gene encoding uncharacterized protein K02A2.6-like has product MKAYQVLYVLKPAVEEELVRLEKEGVISHVVTNQYPLPRIDDVFNNLTGQFFTVIDLSEAYLQLQVASSRRHFLTVNTHKGLYQFNRLCYGIASAPSKLQAVMENILIGLENIKCIWIISGKSIDNCKNKVYVVFLGHMIDKHGVRPTDDKMEVILNTPQPKDTSQLKSFLGLVNYYQEGNIDEDLGSIMLVEQLPLTFHEIAKETSEDAVLKIVYEQVKSGWVDHKNYKD; this is encoded by the exons ATGAA GGCGTACCAAGTGCTTTATGTATTAAAACCCGCAGTGGAAGAAGAACTGGTGAGATTAGAAAAGGAAGGGGTAATATCTCATGTGGTAACAA ATCAATATCCATTACCAAGAATAGAcgatgtatttaataatttaacaggACAATTTTTCACGGTAATCGATTTATCGGAAGCATATTTACAACTTCAGGTAGCATCGTCGAGACGTCATTTTTTGACTGTAAATACTCATAAAGgattatatcaatttaatagACTTTGTTACGGTATAGCATCAGCTCCTAGTAAACTTCAAGCggtaatggaaaatattttaattgggcTAGAAAATATTAAGTGTATTTGGATTATAAGTGGAAAGTCCATcgataattgtaaaaataaagttta TGTTGTATTCTTAGGTCATATGATAGATAAGCACGGGGTTCGCCCAACGGATGATAAAATGGAAGTGATTTTAAACACTCCGCAACCAAAGGACACAAGTCAATTGAAATCATTCTTAggtttagttaattattatcaag AGGGAAATATTGATGAAGATTTAGGTTCAATAATGTTGGTTGAACAGTTACCATTAACGTTTCACGAAATAGCAAAGGAAACAAGTGAAGACgctgttttaaaaatagtttatgaaCAGGTTAAGTCTGGTTGGGTTgaccataaaaattataaagactAG